ATGGAGCAAACTGGTTGTCGAACAAGACAAGGGCCTGACTAAGATCTTGCGTctgcgtggtcatgtcctacaatcgtaGCACGCATTGACAGTAAGCATAGCACACAACATACCGGACAATCCATGAAAGCAGAAGCACACATGTACATGGTTCATCACTATCATAGTAAGCACATGCTTCATCGCTACCCTACCAAGCAGACCGGACAATCTATGAGCAGGAACATACAACTACAACAAACAGCATGCTACAAATGGACAACCAATAGCTACAAATCACAGATCTAAGCATGATTCAACACAAGCACAAGGTTTAACTTGaaactctactactaatctagcctaccacatgcttgaacatctagccctaccacaaattgcaaccgcggcatagcaatcaaccatatcagctcacagatcagaccactaatcaaccatgcatctagaTCAAACCCTAGCTGCAGCTCAGATCTAGCTAGAAGGAACAGAGAGAGGGGATTGAACTCACAGAGGCCATGGCTACAACTTGAGGACGAGGGGGGAGGTCATGGAAGATCAACGCCGGCCGATGAAGGAGCGCCGACGCCGTGGACCGCCGGCCGATGAAGATGCGCCGCTTACCTGCTCGTCGGTGCCGATGCGCGTCGGCGGGAAAGCTCGAATGGAGGGAGAATGATGGCGGGAGTTGGGGCGGTGATGGAGGGGCTAAATAGGGGTGAACTCGGCGGGAGGTGAGCCGAAATCCTCCGGCCGATTTTTCGGCGACGTGGGCGAGCTCGCGCCATCTCCCCTGCTCGCACGAGGGGAGAAGCGCGTCGCCCTCCCCTGCCTCGCACGAGCCAGGCTCGCGAGCTACTGCCGATTCGGGCGTTTCCCCTGGGCCTGGCCTAGGCGTGCTTTAAGTTCCGTGCGATGTGGGCCGCATAGTGAAAGCAGGCAACCAAACGGGCCACTTTATTCCCGCGCGGGCTAGGCTGGAcctaatgcgggcaaccaaacacgccctaagaAATTAGGTGATCTAGTGACTAGGCTAACGTTCCTGTTACATAAATTCTACGGGATTATTTCTAACAATAACCCATGATAGTACttctgcatgatactccctctgtaaagaatagTGATccaaacgcttttatatttctttacggagaaaGTATATTCTCAACAGATTTCAGCAATAGAATCCCGTCCTAATGTCCTACACACTGGGCCAACACCACGGATTAACTATATAGATACCGTTTCTTTAGCTTTAGGATTTTATTTTCCTTTTGTGGGAAGTTTGCTGTAACGGGTTGAGTGTAAGCAAACGAGTGCAACACAACATGGATGCAAACGAATGCCACACATTAATAAGCTTAGCTATTCAACTTgtcaaacaaaacaaaacaaaaagttgAGCTATTCAAAACTTCACTGCAAGAATCCACCCCGTCAATGGTGATACATACTCCCTCCTTACatctatatagggcttaatgcgtttttcgagcctaactttgaccaaatgttagagcaataatatatgacatgcaacttacacaaagcataccattAAATTCGTATGTAAAaggagttttcaatgatataattttcacattatacatctcatgtagtattaattttgtgaatagtcaaaggcggtcctgAAAAAcggattaggccctatatagatggaaggagggagtaacaaCTTTGGAAACAAAGGATAGTAGAACAATGCAACAATGATCATACATACTTTCCCGTATTGGTATCCTTTCATTCATCCATGGAAAACCGACCTGGCATCGTGCTTAATTGATATCGACGCAAAGATGCATATGCAAACTAACTATAGAGACATGTGTGACTTGCACTGAATTTGTAAGGAACGTAGAAACAGAACAACAGGACTAAACAGTTAACAAAGTACAAATAAAGAAATAATACTTTGAATTGAATAAAATCTGCATAAGAACCATCCATCGGTAACATCATTTACCCGTTTTACAGCATCACGTTCTGTACATACACCGACCAGAGCttgtgtggttaacaaaagctgatGAAGTGAAGAACTCTTGCTAACATTGTCTTCTTCAATTCTTAGATCGAAAAAAATCATTTTTCCTAGTATATTACCCTTTTTTGTCTAATCTAGAATTCTGTACACATGTGTATGAGAAGAAAAGGCCAAGTGGCCAACTGACTGGTCGCTCAGATCTGCTGATCGCGatcttctttccttttcttccgAACAGTTGAGCAATGGACAAGCTATGGTGGGTGACTCATGTTACCTGGAGCAGCAGCTGCTGCAAGATCCTGGAGTAGGGACACAACTTCGCTTGTTCCCTTGAGATTGTACCGTGCTACAGAGTGTTCCCTACCAACAGTGCATGAGAAATAGTTCTTATGGTTGAGGTCAAACTTGATGCTTGAGCAATCCTCTGCTTGACACACCTTTCCCTTTCTTTTCGCTCCAGGTTGAACATCAAAGCTGGGTAAGGTATAAATATCTTCATCCTGAAAAACGGTGCAATGCCATTCAACTTTGAGTTTGAGCATAGATAATGTTTTTATACTCCAGTAGAAATCCATCAAGGCACTGACTAAATAACATGACAAGCAGTGGAAGAGTGAACTGTAAGTGGGTTCCCACTGAATTCCCAGGATATCATACCATCCAAACTTCATATAATAATGCATAAAAGTTGgttacatactactccctccgtttctaaatataggaGTATTTGACTTAGGAACATGCTAGACACACATGCAATATATATACATATTACAAAATTACCATATTAAATTATACCATATCGCTGGAAGTTTATATATCTTCTACCAATTACATTTCCTAACTATGATACATGCAAAATACAGTATGTGTATGTGTCTATGAATATGGATTGCATTACTGGATCTTTGGGTATATTGCTACTGTGACACAACAGTTTTTAGTTTCTGCTGTTCTGCAAGGATCTGGACTTTAATGTACAACAGAAATGGGAGAAATGGTTTTCGCATCAAGTTGAACATTTGcctaatttttttcaaaaataaaatttGTTTGCTTTCTGCTGACAGGTTAAATGTTTGTGAGTGGGTACTCTCTTCTTTGATGAATAAACATAACCTGAAGGTGAGTTAAATGTCTCATGCCTTCAATTCTTTTTTAGAACTCCTTTGACTCCAATTGTGAATATTCATATTAACTATTTATATGCTGTCTCTTTTAGTCTTTTTGTTGAACTGAGATAACATAAAAGACAACTCGGTAAAGAAAGTTCATTAATTACCTTTGCAAGGAAATGACCAATGCACAAGACATAGTCGATTGGAGTAGCCATGATATTTCTGAGATCCAACTCGCGAATAATTTCACCAACAGCTTTACCCTGGACAAACGAATGGATCAGTTTATACAACATTGCCAGCGACCAATATGTTCCCTCCTATATACAGAAAATATGGATCAGTTTACAAAACATAGCGAACAAGCATTATGTTCCATTCTTCGGGAAAAATATCTGCTTGTGCGACCAGTAAAACAATTACATTTTGATTAAAAAAGTGAGGGCAGACCTTGGTGACTCCCATAGGACGAATTTCAATTGATCGACTGCCTTGAACAACAACAGCGCTTTGATTTGATAATGAATATGCCCCCAAATGCTGCAGCAGATCTGTCGCTTGATTTCTCCCAAACTGAACATCTGTGGAACATTTGCATAAAAATTAGAAACATGGGCCATTTCGTTTGTGTTCAGAATGTATATTAAACACCTACCTGCATATTTATAGTTCCAAACAAGTGATGATTCACGCTGTTCAAAATTAGACCTCGGGGTTCTTTTGGTGAAGTATTCAAACACTTTCTGGAAAAAATACCAGCATGCGTCAGGAGGGTAAACCAGAAATTGTAATAACAGTACACAATTCACCATGTAGATGCACCTTTACACTGCCAGCCCAGCTGATTTCATCCTGTTCATATCTAGTGGTTATCCATTCTTCACCAGGTCGCCGAAAGAACATCCCATTCTCTGCCGCTAACCACAATTTATAGTCTGCAAAATTCTAAACAAAGAAATGGGTGTCATTTTCAAATAGAGGTTTCACTATATAGTATGTATATAACATATATGAATATTAAGAGGTTACTTTATCGAGAATACTCTTGCCGTATCCACTGACAACAACGACAGTCGTATTCTCATTATCACAAAGTGTCTTCAGTGGTTGCTTAAATTCAGGGTTCAACTTGGGTTCAATATCAGCCCCTTCCTCAAACAATTCGATCTGACCAGTCAATGTTGCATTGAAACCCTGTATAGCAACAAAGTTGTTAGCGCTATGGAGTAAAATATGTTATACCAGAGTACAAAAGAAGTTATTGGACGATGGAACAAACATGAATCATAATCTGAGGAACTCATCATGAAAATGGCTAGGCATCCAAGATCAATTAATCAGTATCATCTTTCTTTGTTCACAAGTGAGACACCACTAAACAATTTGTGCACTTCTGTTTCCTGAGCGAAACAGTTCTGCATATCTAATTTGACATAGGGGAAGGGGAACTTGTGGCTACACCCAGGCACATATTATAAGCTTTCTTATTGAAAGGAAATAAAATGAGGGTATCCAGCTAAACCTATCTATAAACCTTGTAAAAACTAATTTATAGTGAGTCACCCTCTGTTATTTTGAATAATTTCTAGAAGTGTGGCTTCAGCTTAATTTCGAACAAAAAATGAACAGGTTTGCAAAACCACATGTTCATTTAACCATGAGCGTCTACTGCACGCACCAGGAATTGTGTGTGGGGCCCAAGGCATCATGTAGCATGGGCATACACTTACCCACCCAGACAGACACACATGTGTACTCTAAATAAATAAGGCGCAGTGTAAGCCTTCAATTACAGTTGATAGAAGATGACGGGTGCAACACATATGACAACATTAAACATGTCTATTCAGAGGTTCCTTTGAATTGAAAAGGTTGCCGGTATAAGAAAGTTTTCAAGCAAATAATAGTGCAAGCAAGTTAAAAAAAAATCGNNNNNNNNNNNNNNNNNNNNNNNNNNNNNNNNNNNNNNNNNNNNNNNNNNNNNNNNNNNNNNNNNNNNNNNNNNNNNNNNNNNNNNNNNNNNNNNNNNNNNNNNNNNNNNNNNNNNNNNNNNNNNNNNNNNNNNNNNNNNNNNNNNNNNNNNNNNNNNNNNNNNNNNNNNNNNNNNNNNNNNNNNNNNNNNNNNNNNNNNNNNNNNNNNNNNNNNNNNNNNNNNNNNNNNNNNNNNNNNNNNNNNNNNNNNNNNNNNNNNNNNNNNNNNNNNNNNNNNNNNNNNNNNNNNNNNNNNNNNNNNNNNNNNNNNNNNNNNNNNNNCCgcctgaacatattgctcaaaaggCTGCCAAAGCCAAGAGTCACCCCTTAAGCTTTGGCTGATCCAGTTTATAAGGGAAACCGGATCAAAAACCTAAACAAATTGACCCCGTTTATGAGGGAAACCGGCCGAAAACCCTAGCAAGTAAATTTATAGTGAGGACATAAAAGAGAAACGGTGCACCATTACCAATATGAGCAAACGATTGTTGGATTGTCCATATTGTGCAGCTGCTTCTCCAATAGGGAGCACAGTAGTGTGTATTGCTCGTAGCGGAGCTTTACTAGTTGCATTATATAGGTCGCTGCAGGAAAATAAATACGATAATTGTTAAAATCACAATAGTAAGAATACTATGTGTATGGCCAAAAAGAAACCCAGTCATCTGATAAATACTAGTCTCCCAAACTCAACACCAGATTGTAAAGCAGCAGCTCCTCACCAGACATAGTTTTCTGCCCAGTCTTGTGCGGTGTGTCTTGACACAAGTTCATAATTATGCCTGTGGTGCTTCTCCCTGTCTTCAGTTGGCATATCCAAAGCACGTTTTATTGCGTCTGCTACTTCTGCAATATCCCATGGGTTTACAATAATAGAACCAGCCCCAAGAGATTGCGCTGCCCCTGCAAACTGAAAATAAGAATAACAGCAATTCATGTAACATTGACACCATATTTAAGAAAAAAGGGAAATGTGCAACATCCAAACATATAGTAACCACGTCAGCACCAGGAGATACCTACAAATATCGGCCAGGTCAAAAACAGCTTACCTCACTCAGTATCAGAACACCTTTATTTGATTCTTGACAGGCAACATATTCATAGCTTACAAGATTCATTCCATCTCTCAGTGATGTTATCAGAGCTACATCTGAGCAACACAGAACGGACTCACAATTAAAAAAGTAGACCATAATAGTAGAAGTGATAAACACAGAGGACTTATTCACAGGAAATGGTACCAGTGATTGCATAAAGAGCACACAATGAATCAAAATCGACGGTTTGATCCTGAAAATATAGGCAACATCAGAATTTCTCTCACAAATCATAATACACAACATACCAGAATTAAAACATCTCTATTGTAGTAGTGATGATTAAAATGCATTTCAATACAAACATTTCATTAGTACTAACCAAAATATAAAATTTGTGTGCATAGGGGAAGGGGACAAACCAGGTGTAGAATAGGAGTTGCTTTCAGTGTTCCGAATCGACCATTTACACGTGCAACCAGTTCATGCACTTGACTTGCtagcttccgatctgctcaagTGAACACATAAAACATTAACAAACCAGAAAACATCATTAGCTTAAGCATAGCTAGTCGAAATGGAAGCATTGTTACTATATTATTTTTTTCAAATGTTAACATATGAATTACAGTCAATAAAATATGTAATCCCATTTAGGATTGGATACCATGACTCCATGAGTGTTCTTGACAGAAACGATTTCTTGTAATCGCCTAATGGTACGTGCTAGCAGAAGTTAAATCTTGTTACTAGAAACTACCTATATAGACCATCATATACCTAAATGTTAAATCACATGCTTTTTTTAATACTGAACTGGTAGGATTCTACTAATCAATAGTCAATGAGTGCAAACTCCACTTGCGGATGTAAAATTCAAGAATGGCCGACTGTCGGTGTGTTTTAGACTGTTGGTTTAAAAATAAGAGAACAAAAATATGCATGTAAGCTTCTTATTATCTTGGGACTAGGGACCCTTAAATCTTAATGAGGCATTTTCATTTTGTCAATAAAAAGTAGAGAATTACCTAATTATAGAATAGTAATATGCGTTCAATGATTACTAAGAACAATACTTTGAAATTTTCTAAGGAACCCAATCGTGCAGAAATTTATGTTCTGGACACAACACTTCAAGCATTAGCGCATCTTCTATTTCATTCACAAGTGTCAGCAACAAATTTGGGAGTTTCATTACTTCAGCTAGTAGAAGGTATATTATTTCTGAAGCATGATATCACATTATTGTACTAAATTATAAACCCATTCAAGTAAGTAAATATTCTGCATGTCCACTATATGAGTTATTTGCATAGAAGGAAGCAAAAAATTATAAAACCATAGAAATGAATCTTACATTCGGGTACGTCACTTCTGGTTGGCACTGCAATCTGCAGTAGAACCACTTTGTATCCAGAATCCAGttcctcatttttctcaagaaattTCTCAAAGGCCAACAACTTTTGCAGGAATCCTTTAATCATGTCTAGCCGGTCCACACCAAGTATTACCTATCACATTAGCAAACGAAAACGAATGAAATAACATAAAATGT
The sequence above is a segment of the Triticum dicoccoides isolate Atlit2015 ecotype Zavitan chromosome 1A, WEW_v2.0, whole genome shotgun sequence genome. Coding sequences within it:
- the LOC119362648 gene encoding alpha,alpha-trehalose-phosphate synthase [UDP-forming] 1-like translates to MMWVGWPGVSVPNETDQTVITEELFKRRCVPVFLDEELMDQYYSGYCNKILWPLFHYLGLPQEYKINKAKGIKSQFEAYTQANQMFAETVCKIYKEGDIIWCHDYHLMCLPKLLKQYNINMKVGWFLHTPFPSSEMYRALPNRAELLEAVLKADLVGFHAYDYARHFVSACISLLGLEGDLDGIQFDRRIVKFPIGIDAQRFTKALEGPKVKEKITEFKKLFAGRKVILGVDRLDMIKGFLQKLLAFEKFLEKNEELDSGYKVVLLQIAVPTRSDVPEYRKLASQVHELVARVNGRFGTLKATPILHLDQTVDFDSLCALYAITDVALITSLRDGMNLVSYEYVACQESNKGVLILSEFAGAAQSLGAGSIIVNPWDIAEVADAIKRALDMPTEDREKHHRHNYELVSRHTAQDWAENYVCDLYNATSKAPLRAIHTTVLPIGEAAAQYGQSNNRLLILGFNATLTGQIELFEEGADIEPKLNPEFKQPLKTLCDNENTTVVVVSGYGKSILDKNFADYKLWLAAENGMFFRRPGEEWITTRYEQDEISWAGSVKKVFEYFTKRTPRSNFEQRESSLVWNYKYADVQFGRNQATDLLQHLGAYSLSNQSAVVVQGSRSIEIRPMGVTKEGTYWSLAMLYKLIHSFVQGKAVGEIIRELDLRNIMATPIDYVLCIGHFLAKDEDIYTLPSFDVQPGAKRKGKVCQAEDCSSIKFDLNHKNYFSCTVGREHSVARYNLKGTSEVVSLLQDLAAAAAPGNMSHPP